The Halichoerus grypus chromosome 9, mHalGry1.hap1.1, whole genome shotgun sequence genome has a window encoding:
- the PPP1R18 gene encoding phostensin: MATIPDWKLQLLARRRQEEAALRGREKAERERLSQMPAWKRGLLERRRAKLGLSPGEPSPAPGTTEVGPPDPDESAVLLEAIGPVHQNRFIRQERQQQQQQQQRNEELLAERRPGPLEARERRPSPGEMRDQSPKGRESKEERLSPREARERRLGIGGARELSPRPSEALDWRQSPGEAGDRSSRLSEARKWRLSPGESPEWSLRLAEPGEQSPRRKEVVESRLSPAEPTQKLGLTESHKWRSDSGESHEQSLVQLEASEWRLSSEEERKDCSEECGRKEERPVPRLASEEITELPETLTREAPDSSSGEAEAAEQRPSPVEDGERGLRLTEGWKWTLNSGKVREWTPRDTETQTQKPVPPESAEKYLGPLSTEAGEGEAEKEKAGAQGRPLRTLQNDSSVPSPFPPEHAGTGGSRRQEEEAVDLRPPPAAPLSPPPPAPPAPQSPGDPLMNRLFYGVKAGPGVGAPRRSGHTFTVNPRRPVPPAAPSTPSTPATADAAVPGAGKKRYPTAEEILVLGGYLRLSRSCLAKGSPERHHKQLKISFSETALETTYQYPSESSVLEELGPEPEAPSAPSPPAAQPDDEEDEEDLLLLQRELQGGLRTKALIVDESCRR, translated from the exons ATGGCCACCATCCCAGACTGGAAGCTACAGCTGCTAGCCCGGCGCCGGCAGGAGGAGGCAGCCCTTCGTGGCCGGGAGAAGGCAGAACGGGAGCGTCTGTCCCAGATGCCAGCCTGGAAGCGGGGGCTGCTGGAGCGCCGCCGGGCCAAGCTTGGTCTGTCTCCTGGAGAACCTAGCCCTGCACCTGGGACTACAGAGGTTGGACCTCCAGACCCAGATGAGTCGGCCGTCCTCCTAGAGGCCATTGGGCCGGTGCACCAGAACCGATTCATTCGGCAGGAgcgccagcagcagcagcagcagcagcagcggaaTGAAGAGTTACTTGCAGAGAGAAGGCCTGGGCCTTTGGAGGCCCGGGAGCGGAGACCCAGCCCTGGGGAGATGCGGGATCAGAGCCCCAAGGGAAGAGAGTCCAAAGAAGAGCGGCTCAGTCCCAGGGAGGCCAGAGAGAGGAGGTTGGGGATAGGGGGAGCCCGAGAGTTGAGCCCCAGGCCTTCAGAGGCTTTGGACTGGAGGCAGAGCCCAGGAGAGGCTGGAGACAGGAGCTCCAGACTGTCAGAGGCCCGGAAATGGAGGCTGAGCCCCGGAGAAAGTCCAGAGTGGAGTCTGAGACTGGCAGAGCCTGGAGAACAAAGCCCCAGGAGAAAAGAGGTGGTGGAAAGTAGACTGAGCCCAGCAGAGCCCACCCAGAAGTTGGGGCTGACAGAGTCCCATAAATGGAGGTCTGACTCTGGAGAGTCTCACGAACAGAGTTTGGTACAACTGGAGGCATCAGAGTGGAGGCTGAgctcagaagaagaaagaaaagactgttcGGAGGAAtgtgggagaaaagaagagagaccaGTTCCAAGGCTGGCCTCAGAAGAGATTACAGAGCTGCCGGAGACCCTGACAAGGGAGGCTCCAGACAGCAGCTCCGGAGAAGCGGAGGCAGCAGAGCAAAGGCCCAGCCCTGTGGAGGATGGTGAGAGGGGCCTGAGGCTGACAGAAGGATggaaatggaccctgaactctggAAAGGTTCGAGAATGGACACCCAGGGACACAGAGACTCAAACTCAGAAACCAGTCCCCCCAGAGTCTGCTGAGAAGTATCTGGGGCCTCTTAGTACCGAGGCTGGAGAAGGGGAGGCTGAGAAGGAAAAGGCGGGGGCTCAGGGCAGGCCTCTGAGAACCCTGCAGAACGACAGCTCTgtgccctcccccttcccaccagaGCACGCTGGGACTGGAGGCTCTagaaggcaggaagaggaagcagTGGATCTCCGGCCCCCACCAGCAgcccctctgtctcccccacccccagccccacctgctccccagtCCCCTGGGGATCCCCTCATGAACCGTCTGTTCTATGGGGTGAAGgcagggccgggggtgggggccccTCGCCGCAGTGGACACACCTTCACAGTCAACCCCCGGCGGCCCGTGCCCCCTGcggcccccagcacccccagcaccccagccACAGCTGATGCGGCGGTCCCCGGAGCTGGGAAGAAGCGGTACCCGACTGCCGAGGAGATCTTGGTTCTGGGGGGCTACCTCCGCCTCAGCCGCAGCTGCCTTGCCAAGGGGTCCCCTGAAAGGCACCACAAACAG CTCAAGATCTCCTTCAGCGAGACAGCATTGGAGACCACGTACCAATACCCCTCCGAGAGTTCGGTGCTGGAGGAGTTGGGCCCGGAGCCTGAGGCTCCcagtgcccccagccccccagcggCCCAACCCGACGACGAAGAGGATGAGGAGGACCTGCTGCTGCTACAGCGGGAGCTCCAGGGCGGGCTGCGCACCAAGGCCCTGATCGTAG